A segment of the Candidatus Andeanibacterium colombiense genome:
ATGGCCGCTGACCGCTCCGAAGAATCCGAACCCGTTCTCGAAAGCGATCCGGAGACCGACGGTGAAAGCCCCGGTTCGCTGTTCGACGATGTCGGCGCACTGATCGAGGACGGGCGGACTTACGCCGAGGCCGAGCTGGCCTTCCAGAAGACCCGGCTCGCCTATATTCTGGATCATGCAAAGCGGGCCGCCCTGTTCAGCGGTATCGCGCTGGTGCTGGTGGTGCTCGCGATCGTCGTACTGGTGGTCGGGATCCTGATTTCGCTGATGCAGGTGATGACGCCGATTGCCGCGACGATGGTGACGATGTTCGGGCTGCTGCTGGTCGCGGGCCTGCTCGGAATGTTCGCGCAGCGCGCGATGCGCGGGATCAAACGCGCGTTCGAAAGCGAGAGCGATGGCTGATCTCGAACAGCAGCTGAAAGATGACCGCGCGCTCAGGAACACGGCGCGCGACCTGTTCCGGCGGGAGCTGGCGCATGTGCGGCGCGAAGCGCGGCCGGGCGCGATCGGCGAGCGGCTCGCCAACCGGGTCGGCGCGAAGGCCGACGCGGCGAGCGACGCGGCGGTCGATTTCGCCGGCAGTCATGGCAGGACGATCACAGCCGCGGCGATCGGCGCGCTCGCGGCGGCGGGGCTGTGGTTCGCGCGCAAGCCGATCGCGGAAAAGCTCCGCGAATGGCTCGGAAGAGATGCAGGGGATGGGGAAGAAGGTGAGGAAAACCCGAGATGAGTGATGCCAAGCGAACCACCCTGCGCGAGCGGATCGAGGCCGGACAGGCCCGGCAGGCGAAGCGCACCGGGCCCGCGAGCGGCCCGATCGACAAATTGACCGCGGTCGCGAAGGAGCATCCGCTGCTGGTGGTGCTGGGCGGGATCGCGGTCGGGGTCGCGGTCTCCACGCTGATCCCGCGCTCGCCCACGCGCCGGCTGAGCAGGAATGCGCTCGGTTTCCTGA
Coding sequences within it:
- a CDS encoding phage holin family protein — translated: MAADRSEESEPVLESDPETDGESPGSLFDDVGALIEDGRTYAEAELAFQKTRLAYILDHAKRAALFSGIALVLVVLAIVVLVVGILISLMQVMTPIAATMVTMFGLLLVAGLLGMFAQRAMRGIKRAFESESDG